In the genome of Desulfofarcimen acetoxidans DSM 771, one region contains:
- a CDS encoding DUF5132 domain-containing protein, with protein sequence MQEGMQYRDQLDRQMVNSIKEEILADLKAQKEEERRYERRSGNYLREDRSRNSGFQYSDNNVVREEILKELRAVEEIEKRLARRSNPHTAGLVRELLEEAREKGMTVSELIQAMSGRKPNLRNRLSDMLFNSQRFPLGVGAVLLGLLLIPAARGGLRPLARKIVEEFINMSEKTQTVIARAQEDLSDIVAEAQFARLADSAQQATENNIPEGLSKDSEVH encoded by the coding sequence ATGCAGGAAGGTATGCAGTATCGGGATCAGCTTGACCGGCAAATGGTAAACAGCATTAAAGAAGAAATACTGGCTGATTTAAAAGCACAAAAAGAAGAAGAAAGAAGATATGAACGTAGAAGCGGCAACTATTTAAGAGAAGACCGGAGTAGGAACAGCGGATTCCAATACTCTGACAATAATGTTGTTAGGGAAGAAATATTAAAGGAACTGCGTGCGGTTGAGGAAATAGAAAAACGATTGGCCCGCCGGTCAAACCCTCACACAGCAGGGCTGGTCAGAGAACTTTTGGAGGAAGCCAGAGAAAAAGGTATGACCGTATCTGAACTTATTCAAGCTATGTCAGGCAGAAAACCAAATTTAAGAAACAGGCTGTCAGATATGTTATTTAACTCACAGAGATTTCCTTTGGGTGTGGGAGCAGTTTTACTGGGATTGTTATTGATTCCCGCAGCCAGAGGGGGCTTGCGGCCACTTGCTCGTAAAATTGTAGAAGAATTTATAAATATGTCGGAAAAAACGCAAACTGTAATTGCACGGGCACAGGAGGATTTAAGCGATATTGTGGCCGAAGCGCAGTTTGCCAGGCTTGCTGATTCAGCGCAGCAGGCAACGGAAAATAATATACCGGAAGGATTGAGTAAAGACAGTGAAGTTCACTGA
- a CDS encoding rubredoxin has product MDRWVCELCGYVYDPAVGAEGVDPGTPFEELPEDWECPECLASKDKFKLEMHMR; this is encoded by the coding sequence ATGGATAGATGGGTATGTGAGCTTTGTGGTTACGTTTATGATCCTGCGGTAGGTGCTGAAGGAGTGGATCCCGGCACACCTTTTGAAGAGCTTCCCGAGGATTGGGAGTGTCCTGAGTGCTTAGCCAGCAAGGATAAATTTAAGCTTGAGATGCATATGCGGTAG
- a CDS encoding dynamin family protein, giving the protein MDYINEFLLLSDQLADKFKVELIKPEIVLLGSYNSGKSTLINGLLQTEISPVDIAPSTKGVIRLQYGKAFHAEINYGKLKSRKFKQEKEFLKALSGKNNDPFELAEVYLNNPLLKKMTLVDTPGLDSPFINNRYLIKLIRDADLLLYLFHQRGVEEFNKRWLLQSISCTLFKNISRVSFWINCNLTNFDGTSLEETRIVLQEILPGAAHLHSINTLNKENISLIRLYLETNLAVQVMKQLRQVLVQKDKSLERQVKETFNTFSNGNFLIKYSYLQQTVKELLEFETKLNTAPYTEHLNRLLEDNDKRNTSKTEQNTAIKLTYKKCMNFSEIKEQLLDLLNRIRASCPAGNDRANPHKIIKKLIKKINKERFNIVATGGFSSGKSTFFNALMGEEVLPAENKPTTFALTQISYADHKKAIIYPASQVTLQLYDRIDGKIEPRAGEIKALSDWLTQKQKEIKSVEIFENKRFKNTGNDQYDKIKHDLQLLSGKRNDIYQSINILQNNQTATMHLTLSSKYKTVSAKFFTHRFLTEKVRLTFHQASPMRFELETAAGVKAFQEAITSSNGFRIERIEVYHPAEYLKTSVFVDTPGLDSTHKHHSEITTDYLQNSDIYLIFFNVRHILFNQNISNPIEIILNRIREFLKVDPTAYKKIFFILNFADTLSKNEKQKATQLLQQYITGVNHKLPIYAISSLAALLHKDDGSFRGLLNDIESSVYDYRGKKVLSGYIREIKYILNIIDNIKNAEEMSPITQKTNAENNKSLLTAQLIKYKTETIAEIDRRFIQLESVINKLSSEQDFIGFLTGVKESKTYLSFYKNIIIECLSYFQWAAALNNYIIENCRKAIMLTEQYFPSCSSELPQTLQISPTLKNLCLALEQNRGFFNRVKELEIRSDIKKFILQEQDNIKLGLENWSNQLLKEIDRDSRTTNNSLITKTTAAAPGQILVSTQINYNPALGEFYEKLQDIKNILETGGN; this is encoded by the coding sequence ATGGATTATATTAATGAATTCCTTCTTCTGTCCGATCAACTAGCGGATAAATTTAAGGTAGAGTTAATCAAACCGGAAATAGTTTTGTTGGGTTCTTATAACTCCGGCAAATCAACCCTGATTAACGGACTTTTACAAACTGAAATAAGCCCGGTTGATATAGCTCCTTCAACAAAGGGAGTTATCAGGCTGCAGTACGGTAAAGCTTTTCACGCAGAAATTAATTATGGCAAACTTAAATCACGCAAATTCAAGCAGGAAAAAGAATTTCTAAAAGCCCTGTCCGGCAAAAATAATGACCCCTTTGAACTGGCGGAGGTTTATCTGAATAACCCTTTACTCAAAAAAATGACCCTGGTAGACACCCCCGGTCTGGACAGTCCCTTTATCAACAATCGCTATCTGATTAAGTTAATAAGAGATGCGGACCTGCTGCTCTATTTATTTCATCAACGCGGTGTAGAGGAATTCAACAAACGCTGGCTGCTTCAATCAATAAGCTGCACTTTATTTAAAAACATTTCCAGGGTATCTTTCTGGATAAACTGCAACCTAACTAACTTTGACGGGACATCTCTGGAAGAAACACGGATTGTACTGCAAGAGATTCTACCCGGTGCTGCCCATCTGCATAGTATAAACACGTTGAATAAAGAAAATATTTCACTGATCAGACTATACCTGGAAACCAACTTGGCTGTACAAGTCATGAAGCAACTACGGCAAGTACTGGTGCAAAAAGATAAATCTCTGGAGCGGCAAGTCAAAGAAACATTTAATACTTTTTCTAACGGCAACTTTTTAATAAAATACTCTTACTTGCAACAAACAGTTAAAGAGCTGCTGGAATTTGAAACTAAATTGAATACTGCTCCTTATACCGAGCACCTGAATAGGTTATTAGAAGACAATGATAAAAGGAATACCAGTAAAACAGAGCAGAACACCGCTATTAAGCTTACTTATAAGAAATGCATGAATTTTTCAGAAATCAAGGAACAATTATTAGACTTGCTAAACCGTATCAGGGCATCCTGCCCTGCCGGCAATGATCGGGCAAATCCTCACAAAATTATCAAGAAATTAATCAAAAAAATAAATAAAGAGCGTTTTAACATAGTTGCTACCGGGGGCTTTTCCTCCGGCAAATCAACCTTTTTTAACGCTTTAATGGGTGAAGAAGTGCTCCCGGCAGAAAATAAACCGACCACCTTTGCTCTTACCCAAATAAGCTATGCGGATCATAAAAAAGCTATAATCTATCCCGCCTCTCAGGTAACTTTACAGCTATATGACAGGATAGACGGAAAAATAGAACCACGTGCCGGAGAAATAAAGGCATTATCCGACTGGTTAACCCAAAAACAAAAAGAAATCAAGTCAGTTGAAATCTTTGAAAACAAACGATTTAAAAACACCGGCAATGATCAGTACGACAAAATCAAACATGACCTCCAATTACTGTCAGGGAAAAGGAATGACATATATCAGTCAATAAACATATTGCAAAACAATCAAACAGCAACTATGCACTTGACCCTATCATCAAAGTACAAAACAGTTTCCGCAAAATTTTTTACACATAGATTTTTAACAGAAAAAGTTCGACTCACCTTTCACCAGGCTTCTCCAATGAGATTTGAACTGGAAACAGCTGCGGGAGTCAAGGCCTTTCAAGAAGCGATAACCAGCAGCAATGGCTTCAGAATTGAAAGGATTGAGGTTTACCACCCGGCTGAATACTTAAAAACTTCAGTCTTTGTTGATACACCGGGTTTGGATTCCACTCACAAGCACCACAGTGAAATTACAACTGATTACTTGCAAAACAGTGACATCTACCTGATCTTTTTCAACGTCCGTCATATTTTATTTAATCAAAACATATCGAACCCAATTGAAATAATTCTTAACAGAATCAGAGAATTTTTAAAAGTAGATCCAACGGCTTATAAAAAGATATTTTTCATTTTGAACTTTGCCGATACTTTAAGTAAGAATGAGAAGCAAAAAGCAACTCAACTTTTACAGCAATATATTACAGGTGTCAACCATAAGCTACCGATATATGCCATTTCATCCCTTGCCGCACTACTGCACAAAGATGACGGCAGTTTCCGAGGGTTATTAAATGATATTGAATCTTCAGTCTATGACTATAGGGGTAAAAAAGTGTTGTCCGGTTACATCCGGGAAATAAAATACATTCTTAATATTATAGATAATATTAAGAATGCTGAAGAAATGAGTCCTATCACTCAAAAAACTAATGCAGAAAACAACAAATCTCTGCTTACTGCACAGTTGATAAAATATAAAACAGAGACAATAGCGGAAATTGACAGGCGCTTCATCCAATTAGAATCTGTTATAAACAAATTAAGCAGCGAACAGGATTTCATAGGTTTTCTGACAGGGGTAAAAGAGTCTAAGACATACCTGTCTTTTTATAAAAATATAATAATCGAATGTCTCTCTTATTTTCAATGGGCTGCTGCCTTAAATAATTATATTATTGAAAACTGCCGGAAAGCGATAATGCTCACAGAACAGTATTTTCCGAGTTGCTCTTCAGAGCTTCCCCAAACATTGCAGATAAGCCCAACACTAAAAAATTTATGTTTAGCTCTGGAACAAAACCGCGGCTTTTTTAATCGTGTAAAAGAACTGGAAATTAGAAGTGATATAAAAAAGTTTATATTACAAGAACAGGATAATATAAAACTAGGTTTAGAAAATTGGTCAAACCAGTTGCTAAAAGAAATCGACAGGGATTCCAGAACAACAAACAACTCTCTCATAACTAAAACAACGGCTGCTGCACCCGGTCAGATACTGGTGTCGACTCAGATAAATTACAACCCAGCTTTAGGTGAATTCTATGAAAAACTTCAGGACATAAAAAATATACTGGAAACGGGGGGTAATTAA
- a CDS encoding (Fe-S)-binding protein, translating to MSEAEARIPMFEIKDVIVEYGGEEITLCMQCGVCVATCPWKRVGSEFTIREMLYMGRMGFEGYESDDVLFACTTCKHCAVRCPRGIDIFNVVRVMRSMICESGAMPKNLKAVVGSISSQGNPWAQDKSKREIWAKDAAVPAFTEDTEYLLYVCCTSAFDSRSQKIAKSIAELLQKAGVSFGVLSAEEKCCGESIRKIGAEEAFTALAEHNINLFNSKGVKKIITTSPHCHYTFKNEYPAFGGEYEVYHYTEIINQLVKDGKLSFTNPVDQKVIYHEPCYLGRHARLFDAPRELMSAVPELKVVEFDNNKEDSLCCGGGGSRIWMETEAHMRFSDEKVEEAAAKEVNYVVTACPYCVVMFEDSVKTKNKDEVLAVKDLSEILKESL from the coding sequence ATGTCAGAGGCTGAAGCCAGAATACCAATGTTCGAGATAAAAGATGTCATCGTTGAATACGGTGGCGAAGAAATTACACTATGCATGCAGTGTGGCGTTTGTGTTGCCACCTGTCCATGGAAACGCGTTGGCAGCGAATTTACAATTCGCGAAATGTTGTATATGGGACGCATGGGTTTCGAAGGCTATGAAAGCGATGATGTATTGTTTGCCTGCACCACATGTAAACATTGTGCCGTCCGCTGTCCCCGTGGTATTGATATTTTTAACGTGGTCAGAGTTATGCGCAGCATGATCTGCGAATCAGGAGCTATGCCTAAAAACTTGAAAGCGGTTGTAGGCAGTATCAGCAGTCAGGGCAACCCCTGGGCTCAAGATAAAAGCAAGAGAGAAATTTGGGCTAAAGATGCTGCAGTGCCCGCTTTTACAGAGGACACTGAGTACCTTCTCTATGTATGCTGCACCTCGGCTTTTGATTCACGCAGCCAGAAAATTGCAAAATCCATCGCTGAACTGCTACAGAAAGCCGGAGTAAGCTTTGGTGTATTGTCGGCAGAGGAAAAATGCTGCGGTGAATCTATCCGTAAAATTGGCGCAGAAGAAGCTTTTACAGCTCTCGCTGAGCACAACATTAACCTCTTTAACAGCAAAGGTGTTAAGAAAATCATCACCACTTCACCTCATTGTCATTATACCTTTAAAAATGAGTACCCTGCTTTCGGTGGTGAATACGAAGTCTATCACTATACAGAGATAATCAATCAACTAGTTAAAGATGGTAAATTAAGCTTCACCAATCCGGTAGACCAAAAAGTAATTTACCATGAGCCCTGCTATTTAGGGCGTCACGCACGCTTGTTCGATGCCCCTCGTGAATTGATGTCAGCAGTACCCGAGTTAAAAGTAGTGGAATTTGATAATAATAAAGAGGACAGCCTTTGCTGTGGCGGCGGCGGCTCCCGTATCTGGATGGAGACTGAAGCCCACATGCGTTTCAGTGATGAAAAAGTAGAAGAAGCTGCAGCCAAGGAAGTAAATTATGTAGTAACAGCCTGCCCTTACTGCGTAGTAATGTTTGAAGACAGCGTTAAAACTAAAAACAAAGATGAAGTTTTAGCAGTAAAAGATTTAAGTGAAATACTAAAAGAAAGCCTGTAA
- a CDS encoding carbon-nitrogen hydrolase family protein: MKNIVISIIQFERKKLDKEYNLAAMRSFLRCVKKDTDIVLMPEGWLGPDILDMPSYIAVLEFLVQDLPHENCLLVAGAHYVSSGSRVLSRGAFVLPGELKAVYFEKQFPSHAIKERQFVARGGHLPVIDFKGIRIGGVVCVDLFYPEVVRGLALRNVKIVFNPANIPDCRMSLWHKLGVARACENTVFVAMANNTGTAYPDGRAVNGQSFIACPGGDSLLTCGNEPGVFQFTVDLEEIERVRERWQYLQDIVDERDRVERWYLW; encoded by the coding sequence ATGAAAAATATTGTTATTTCGATTATTCAGTTTGAAAGGAAAAAGCTCGATAAGGAGTATAATCTGGCCGCTATGCGCAGTTTCTTGCGCTGTGTCAAAAAAGATACCGATATAGTGCTAATGCCTGAAGGCTGGCTGGGACCTGATATACTGGATATGCCCTCGTATATAGCTGTTTTAGAGTTTCTGGTGCAAGATCTGCCTCATGAGAACTGCCTTTTGGTAGCAGGCGCTCATTATGTGTCTTCCGGCAGCAGGGTTTTATCCAGGGGAGCTTTTGTATTGCCCGGGGAATTAAAAGCTGTATATTTTGAAAAGCAGTTTCCTTCTCACGCTATTAAAGAGAGGCAATTTGTTGCACGGGGAGGTCACCTGCCGGTAATAGATTTTAAGGGCATAAGGATAGGCGGAGTGGTATGTGTCGATTTATTTTACCCGGAAGTGGTGAGAGGCCTAGCCTTGAGAAATGTGAAGATAGTGTTTAACCCTGCGAATATTCCTGACTGCCGTATGTCGCTCTGGCATAAGCTGGGGGTAGCCCGTGCCTGTGAAAATACTGTTTTCGTTGCCATGGCAAACAATACCGGTACAGCTTATCCCGACGGACGTGCTGTTAACGGGCAAAGCTTTATAGCCTGTCCGGGTGGTGATAGTTTGTTGACCTGTGGAAACGAACCGGGTGTTTTTCAATTTACAGTTGATCTGGAAGAAATTGAGCGGGTGAGGGAGCGCTGGCAGTACCTTCAGGATATAGTTGATGAAAGGGATCGAGTAGAAAGGTGGTACCTTTGGTGA
- a CDS encoding TIGR01212 family radical SAM protein (This family includes YhcC from E. coli K-12, an uncharacterized radical SAM protein.): MTQRNSRYSQYSKHLVEKFGQKVYKLPVNLPGTCPNRDGKVGRGGCIFCDEEGAGFECLPGTLTVQEQIAENKAFFQQRFNAHKFIAYFQAFTNTYMPLNVFKEKMRAACQDADIVGISISTRPDCINDSYLQYLQDLRQERGRLNINIELGLQTVNYHTLKKINRGHTLAEYVDAVCRIKKHGFDVCTHLILNLPWDNLTDVVENAKLVSALKVDYVKLHSLYIVKNTVLGEMYRNHEFSVITLEDYIHRVVAFLEYLAPDVVVQRLVGKGPKEKTLFNNWGASWWRIKNMVENCLEEKDTYQGKHFDYLNGKALR, from the coding sequence GTGACTCAGAGAAACTCCCGCTATAGCCAGTATTCGAAACACCTGGTGGAGAAATTTGGACAAAAAGTTTATAAGTTGCCTGTCAATCTGCCTGGCACCTGTCCTAACCGGGACGGAAAAGTTGGACGGGGTGGTTGTATTTTTTGCGATGAGGAAGGTGCCGGATTTGAATGTTTACCCGGTACTTTAACTGTTCAAGAGCAAATTGCTGAAAACAAGGCTTTTTTTCAGCAGCGTTTCAATGCTCATAAATTTATAGCCTATTTTCAGGCCTTCACCAATACATATATGCCTCTTAACGTCTTTAAGGAAAAAATGCGGGCTGCCTGCCAGGATGCAGATATTGTCGGAATTTCTATATCTACCCGTCCTGATTGCATTAATGACAGTTATCTTCAATATTTACAAGATTTGCGGCAGGAAAGAGGCAGGTTGAACATAAATATTGAGCTCGGTTTGCAGACGGTTAATTATCATACCCTGAAAAAAATTAACCGGGGGCACACTCTGGCCGAGTATGTGGACGCTGTTTGCAGGATTAAAAAGCATGGTTTTGATGTTTGTACTCATTTAATACTCAATTTACCCTGGGATAATCTAACTGATGTTGTTGAGAATGCCAAACTCGTTTCTGCTTTAAAGGTAGATTATGTTAAACTGCATTCTCTTTATATTGTAAAAAACACGGTTCTGGGTGAAATGTATAGAAACCACGAATTTTCGGTGATTACCCTGGAGGACTACATTCATCGGGTGGTTGCGTTTTTGGAGTATCTTGCTCCGGATGTTGTGGTTCAGCGCCTGGTTGGCAAAGGACCCAAGGAAAAAACATTATTTAATAACTGGGGTGCCAGTTGGTGGCGTATTAAAAACATGGTAGAGAATTGCCTGGAGGAAAAGGATACCTACCAGGGAAAACACTTTGACTATTTGAATGGAAAAGCTTTAAGATAA
- a CDS encoding carbonic anhydrase → MTKNKSLGFLLALLLIASLMLISGCTSQGKTAGTAAPGKMTSAAPDSVYKRPADVATAADAKKLLIEGNERFVSGKLANKDLGQAKRDELLKGQHPFAAVVSCSDSRVPPELLFDQGLGDIFIIRDAGNIVDPVSMGSVEYAVEHVKVPLVVVLGHEKCGAVTATVQGGEAPGSIGSIVQTIKPSVDKAKASGSNSQEELIEKSADENIKAVVAEIEKSPVVKEAIEHGHVKVMGAKYHLATGQVEWLDAGK, encoded by the coding sequence ATGACAAAAAACAAGTCCCTTGGGTTCCTGCTGGCGCTGCTCCTTATAGCCTCACTAATGCTGATATCAGGTTGCACATCCCAGGGAAAAACGGCCGGCACCGCTGCGCCCGGGAAAATGACTTCCGCTGCTCCTGATTCCGTTTACAAAAGACCTGCCGATGTGGCAACCGCTGCTGACGCTAAAAAACTTCTTATTGAAGGCAATGAAAGGTTTGTCTCCGGCAAACTGGCTAATAAAGATTTAGGTCAGGCTAAAAGGGATGAATTATTAAAAGGTCAACATCCCTTTGCTGCCGTTGTAAGCTGTTCTGACTCGCGTGTACCGCCTGAACTTTTATTTGATCAAGGGCTCGGCGATATATTTATTATACGCGATGCGGGCAATATAGTTGATCCTGTGAGTATGGGTAGTGTAGAGTATGCTGTTGAACACGTAAAAGTTCCCCTCGTTGTAGTGCTGGGTCATGAAAAATGCGGTGCTGTTACCGCCACGGTCCAGGGCGGTGAAGCACCGGGCAGTATAGGAAGTATTGTGCAAACAATTAAACCGTCAGTAGATAAGGCCAAAGCATCAGGCAGCAATTCACAGGAAGAGCTGATTGAAAAATCTGCTGACGAAAATATTAAGGCTGTAGTAGCTGAAATTGAAAAGAGTCCTGTGGTTAAAGAAGCTATAGAACATGGTCATGTAAAAGTAATGGGAGCCAAGTACCATCTCGCTACCGGACAGGTTGAGTGGCTCGATGCAGGCAAGTAA
- a CDS encoding magnesium transporter, translated as MELANGIKILGQFYISGILYKKIVDAKGRKVGEVRDLAVLWDAKSPHTVGIKYAKNIQSLIPITAVSYFLPYVVLKDEFEKIEMYSLKPDEIMVKKWLLDKQIVDIKGSKLVRVNDIQLSWVLHNDVYDIMLTAVDIGTRGLFRRVGAEFLAFRARENLVKWQYLEPIERRTSNIRLASQEGKINRLHPADLADIIEDLDHRERSTLFANLDNVVAAEALAEVDLDTQVDIIEQLDVERASQILEEMAPDELADILGELPEEKSDELLKLMEPEEAEDVRELMNYPDDTAGALMTTEYISMPAAITSREAIEKLREEAPVVETIYYIYIIDQANKLLGVVSLRQLIIAKPETELNSIMEKRFIKVLDSDTHQEVLNAVSKYDLIAVPVTDEENHMLGIVTVDDVIDTLLPDRKSLENFSYFMMRKVSARR; from the coding sequence ATGGAGTTAGCCAACGGGATCAAAATCTTGGGACAATTTTATATCAGTGGTATTTTGTATAAAAAAATTGTCGATGCCAAAGGGAGAAAAGTTGGAGAGGTCAGAGATTTGGCTGTGCTCTGGGACGCTAAATCTCCACATACAGTGGGTATAAAATATGCAAAAAATATACAGAGCTTAATCCCAATAACTGCGGTAAGCTATTTTTTACCCTATGTTGTTTTGAAAGATGAATTTGAAAAGATAGAAATGTATAGCCTCAAACCGGACGAAATTATGGTTAAGAAGTGGCTGCTGGATAAACAGATTGTCGATATTAAAGGATCAAAGCTGGTTCGTGTTAACGATATTCAGCTGTCCTGGGTACTGCATAATGATGTATATGATATTATGCTTACTGCTGTCGATATCGGCACACGCGGCTTGTTCAGACGGGTCGGGGCAGAATTCCTGGCTTTTCGGGCCAGAGAAAACCTGGTTAAGTGGCAGTATTTAGAGCCTATTGAAAGACGCACATCAAACATCAGGCTTGCTTCACAGGAAGGAAAGATTAACCGGCTGCACCCGGCAGATTTAGCTGATATTATCGAAGATTTAGACCACAGGGAAAGGTCCACTTTATTTGCCAATTTGGATAATGTCGTAGCAGCAGAAGCCCTGGCGGAAGTGGATTTGGATACTCAGGTAGATATTATTGAACAGTTGGATGTTGAACGGGCGTCGCAAATATTGGAGGAAATGGCCCCGGATGAATTAGCGGATATTCTGGGCGAATTGCCGGAAGAAAAATCCGATGAGTTGTTGAAACTTATGGAACCGGAAGAGGCCGAAGATGTCCGGGAATTAATGAATTATCCTGATGACACTGCCGGAGCCTTAATGACCACGGAATACATTTCTATGCCTGCTGCGATAACTTCCAGGGAAGCAATTGAGAAACTTCGCGAAGAGGCACCCGTAGTTGAGACAATCTACTATATCTACATTATTGATCAGGCAAATAAGCTTTTAGGTGTTGTTTCTTTAAGACAACTTATTATTGCTAAACCCGAAACCGAACTGAACAGTATAATGGAAAAGCGCTTTATCAAAGTTTTGGACAGCGATACCCACCAGGAAGTGCTTAATGCTGTTTCTAAATATGACTTGATAGCTGTACCTGTCACAGATGAGGAAAACCATATGCTGGGTATTGTAACAGTTGATGACGTTATAGATACATTATTGCCCGATCGCAAGAGCTTGGAGAATTTTTCTTACTTTATGATGCGCAAAGTATCGGCTCGGAGGTAA
- a CDS encoding Nramp family divalent metal transporter, which yields MNMAKKSGMWKNILLFLSVVGPGIITANVDNDAGGITTYSVAGASFGYKFLWTFIPMIIALIIVQEMGVRMGAVTGKGLADLIRERYGVKITLLAMLGLVLTAMGNTLAEFAGVAASMEVFGISKYLSVPVAAIIVWWLVVKGSYSRVEKIFLFASALYLCYIVSGVLAQPPWGEVLKETVTPHFSFESGYISMMIGMVGTTIAPWMQFYIQSSVVEKGITAEEYKLSRIDVIFGCFMVNIVALFIVVACAATLYKNGVTIETAKDAAMSLQPLAGPWASELFAFGLFNASLFAASILPLSTAYLICEALGFEAGVDKTWSEAPIFYWLYTLLIVLGAGLILIPELPLITIMLWSQVINGILLPFVLIFMLEIINDKDIMGEYTNSKIFNMIAWITTIIMIGLTTLLVLSSIFPNLLS from the coding sequence ATGAATATGGCAAAAAAATCCGGTATGTGGAAAAATATATTGTTGTTTCTATCTGTAGTTGGTCCCGGAATTATTACTGCCAATGTAGATAATGATGCCGGGGGCATAACTACTTATTCGGTAGCAGGCGCTTCCTTTGGTTATAAATTTTTGTGGACATTCATTCCTATGATTATTGCCTTAATCATAGTTCAAGAAATGGGTGTCAGGATGGGTGCCGTAACAGGCAAAGGCCTGGCAGATTTAATTAGGGAAAGATATGGTGTTAAAATCACCTTGCTGGCCATGCTGGGGTTGGTGTTGACTGCTATGGGCAACACTCTGGCTGAATTTGCCGGTGTAGCAGCCAGTATGGAGGTTTTTGGTATTAGCAAATACCTGTCGGTGCCGGTTGCAGCCATAATTGTCTGGTGGCTGGTGGTTAAAGGCAGTTATAGCAGAGTGGAAAAAATATTTTTATTTGCTTCAGCCTTGTATCTGTGTTATATAGTCTCGGGTGTTTTGGCTCAACCTCCCTGGGGCGAGGTTTTAAAAGAAACAGTAACACCTCATTTCTCTTTTGAGAGTGGCTATATTTCTATGATGATAGGTATGGTGGGAACCACTATTGCACCCTGGATGCAGTTTTACATCCAGTCATCAGTAGTGGAAAAAGGTATTACGGCGGAAGAGTACAAATTATCACGTATTGACGTTATTTTTGGCTGTTTTATGGTCAATATTGTAGCTTTATTTATTGTGGTTGCCTGCGCGGCAACCCTATATAAAAATGGTGTTACAATTGAGACAGCTAAGGATGCTGCCATGTCTCTCCAGCCTTTGGCCGGCCCCTGGGCTTCGGAACTGTTTGCATTCGGCTTGTTTAACGCCTCATTATTTGCTGCCTCTATTTTACCTCTTTCTACAGCCTACCTGATCTGTGAGGCTCTGGGCTTTGAAGCGGGAGTTGATAAGACATGGTCGGAAGCACCTATATTTTATTGGTTGTATACTCTGTTAATAGTTCTCGGAGCCGGATTGATATTAATACCAGAGCTTCCGCTGATCACAATTATGCTCTGGTCACAGGTGATAAATGGAATTCTTTTGCCCTTTGTGTTAATTTTTATGCTGGAGATTATTAATGATAAGGATATTATGGGGGAATATACTAATTCCAAAATATTTAATATGATTGCCTGGATTACTACTATAATTATGATTGGTTTAACGACTTTATTGGTATTGAGTTCAATCTTCCCGAACTTATTGTCCTAA
- a CDS encoding DUF2680 domain-containing protein, whose product MKKYFILVVVMLLAVAVLVPTVFAADSTSSAKAWFDQMFATKKAWVDQAVTDGRLTAEQGQAWKARLDQNQEFLSQNGYQTPCGKPGCAMGSGRMGSGGMGFGKMGGCPLWGAPSVNNN is encoded by the coding sequence TTGAAAAAATACTTTATCTTAGTTGTTGTAATGCTGTTAGCGGTTGCAGTGCTGGTTCCTACCGTATTTGCGGCTGACAGTACCAGTTCGGCTAAAGCCTGGTTTGATCAGATGTTTGCGACAAAAAAAGCCTGGGTTGATCAGGCAGTAACAGACGGAAGGTTAACTGCTGAGCAGGGGCAGGCCTGGAAAGCACGTCTTGATCAGAATCAAGAGTTTCTATCCCAAAACGGTTATCAAACTCCTTGTGGCAAGCCCGGATGCGCAATGGGTAGTGGAAGAATGGGCAGTGGAGGCATGGGTTTTGGAAAAATGGGTGGGTGCCCCTTGTGGGGAGCCCCTTCTGTCAATAACAACTAG